In the genome of Nocardioides marmoribigeumensis, one region contains:
- a CDS encoding response regulator transcription factor, whose product MVRVAIADDAPDIRLLVLDLSMPVMSGLEALPHVLRASPSTGVVVLSGFSASVGLLTRRGQTGRPDSV is encoded by the coding sequence ATGGTGCGGGTCGCGATCGCGGACGACGCCCCGGACATCCGGCTGCTCGTCCTCGACCTGTCGATGCCGGTGATGAGCGGCCTGGAGGCCCTGCCGCACGTGCTGCGCGCGAGCCCCTCGACCGGGGTCGTGGTCCTGTCGGGGTTCTCCGCGAGCGTCGGCCTCCTGACCCGACGCGGTCAGACGGGCCGCCCCGACTCGGTGTAG
- the treS gene encoding maltose alpha-D-glucosyltransferase encodes MADQPTIPTPDHPDQPVAAPSPTYEPVNQTPDWFKTAVFYEVLVRSFYDSDGNGTGDFKGLTEKLDYLQWLGVDCLWVPPFFASPLRDGGYDISDYTAILPEIGDTEDFHAFLDAAHERGIKVIIDFVMNHTSDQHPWFQESRKDPEGPYGDFYVWSDTDDLYSEARVIFVDTEPSNWTWDPVRQQYFWHRFFHHQPDLNFDNPKVMEAMLEAMAFWLDMGLDGFRLDAVPYLYERPGTNGENLPETHDALKRVREFVDTNYPGRVLLAEANQWPADVVDYFGDFDKGGDECHMCFHFPVMPRIFMAVRRESRFPISEIMEQTPAIPDNCQWGIFLRNHDELTLEMVTDEDRDYMWGEYAKDPRMKANIGIRRRLAPLLDNDTNQIELFNALLLSLPGSPVLYYGDEIGMGDNIWLGDRDGVRTPMQWTADRNAGFSKATPGKLHLPVIQDPVFGHQRVNVEAEMENASSLLHWMRRMLHVRKNHPAFGLGGFRDLGGSNPSVLTFAREWDGDTVLCVNNLSRFPQPVELDLRRWEGVVPVELLGGARFPQIGELPYLLTLSGYGFYWFRLPSSARIEAGGGPA; translated from the coding sequence ATGGCAGACCAGCCGACCATCCCGACCCCCGACCACCCCGACCAGCCGGTCGCCGCGCCGAGCCCGACATACGAACCGGTCAACCAGACCCCCGACTGGTTCAAGACCGCGGTCTTCTACGAGGTGCTGGTCCGCTCGTTCTACGACTCCGACGGCAACGGCACCGGCGACTTCAAGGGCCTCACCGAGAAGCTCGACTACCTGCAGTGGCTCGGCGTCGACTGCCTCTGGGTGCCGCCGTTCTTCGCCAGCCCGCTGCGCGACGGCGGCTACGACATCAGCGACTACACCGCGATCCTGCCCGAGATCGGCGACACCGAGGACTTCCACGCCTTCCTCGACGCCGCCCACGAGCGCGGCATCAAGGTGATCATCGACTTCGTCATGAACCACACCAGCGACCAGCACCCGTGGTTCCAGGAGTCGCGCAAGGACCCCGAGGGTCCCTACGGCGACTTCTACGTCTGGTCCGACACCGACGACCTCTACTCCGAGGCGCGGGTCATCTTCGTCGACACCGAGCCGTCCAACTGGACCTGGGACCCGGTCCGCCAGCAGTACTTCTGGCACCGCTTCTTCCACCACCAGCCCGACCTCAACTTCGACAACCCCAAGGTCATGGAGGCGATGCTCGAGGCGATGGCGTTCTGGCTCGACATGGGCCTCGACGGCTTCCGCCTCGACGCGGTGCCCTACCTCTACGAGCGTCCGGGCACCAACGGCGAGAACCTCCCCGAGACCCACGACGCGCTCAAGCGGGTGCGGGAGTTCGTCGACACCAACTACCCGGGCCGCGTGCTCCTCGCCGAGGCCAACCAGTGGCCCGCCGACGTCGTCGACTACTTCGGCGACTTCGACAAGGGCGGCGACGAGTGCCACATGTGCTTCCACTTCCCGGTGATGCCGCGCATCTTCATGGCGGTGCGACGCGAGTCGCGCTTCCCGATCTCCGAGATCATGGAGCAGACCCCGGCCATCCCGGACAACTGCCAGTGGGGCATCTTCCTGCGCAACCACGACGAGCTGACCCTCGAGATGGTCACCGACGAGGACCGCGACTACATGTGGGGCGAGTACGCCAAGGACCCCCGCATGAAGGCCAACATCGGCATCCGCCGCCGGCTCGCTCCCCTGCTCGACAACGACACCAACCAGATCGAGCTGTTCAACGCGCTGCTCCTCTCGCTGCCCGGGTCGCCGGTGCTCTACTACGGCGACGAGATCGGCATGGGCGACAACATCTGGCTCGGTGACCGCGACGGCGTCCGCACGCCGATGCAGTGGACCGCCGACCGCAACGCAGGGTTCTCCAAGGCGACGCCCGGCAAGCTCCACCTGCCGGTCATCCAGGACCCCGTCTTCGGTCACCAGCGGGTCAACGTCGAGGCCGAGATGGAGAACGCCTCCTCGCTGCTGCACTGGATGCGCCGCATGCTCCACGTCCGCAAGAACCACCCGGCCTTCGGGCTCGGCGGCTTCCGCGACCTCGGCGGCTCCAACCCCAGCGTGCTGACCTTCGCCCGGGAGTGGGACGGCGACACCGTGCTGTGCGTCAACAACCTGTCGCGCTTCCCGCAGCCGGTCGAGCTCGACCTGCGTCGCTGGGAGGGCGTCGTCCCGGTCGAGCTGCTCGGCGGCGCGCGGTTCCCGCAGATCGGCGAGCTGCCCTACCTGCTCACGCTCAGCGGCTACGGCTTCTACTGGTTCCGCCTGCCGTCCTCGGCCCGCATCGAGGCCGGAGGTGGCCCTGCGTGA
- a CDS encoding maltokinase N-terminal cap-like domain-containing protein, with protein sequence MTVTDQAERTAKLAAYLSTARWYAGKGREVEIHSVRRLTMPGAGDPAVRVFVVEVTSADGTGRDHYHVPLSYYPEPREDLAHALIGSWTDEQLGEVHAYDAVHDHHAMALWLRGFTDAGAAATAPDDREAVHFHVVGEPDLDPEARSTLLSGEQSNSSVFFGDTAMMKLFRRVTPGVNPDIEILAALTEAGSDHVATLYGWMDAPALGTDDEPLQLGILQQFLTTASDGWGLALSSLRTLFADDVDTPRSSGGDFAAEAHRLGVAVAEVHETMAGAFGTEQWGPDDLAALADTMVGRLDAAAAAVPEVAELAPSLRPLLDGVRRVEGPVTIQRVHGDLHLGQTLRTVRGWKIIDFEGEPAKPLAERRRPDSPWRDVAGMLRSFDYAAEGSLQDRLEAVGDIDSSAAQGAREWAARNVNAFLAGYDEVCADDLDEALLTAYAVDKAVYEAVYEARNRPTWLSIPLAALRRLAATDPS encoded by the coding sequence GTGACCGTCACCGACCAGGCAGAACGCACCGCCAAGCTCGCGGCCTACCTCTCCACGGCCCGGTGGTACGCCGGCAAGGGGCGCGAGGTGGAGATCCACAGCGTGCGGCGCCTCACGATGCCGGGCGCCGGTGACCCCGCGGTGCGGGTGTTCGTCGTCGAGGTCACCTCGGCCGACGGCACGGGCCGCGACCACTACCACGTGCCGCTGTCCTACTACCCCGAGCCGCGTGAGGACCTCGCCCACGCCCTGATCGGGTCGTGGACCGACGAGCAGCTCGGCGAGGTGCACGCCTACGACGCGGTGCACGACCACCACGCGATGGCGCTGTGGCTGCGCGGCTTCACCGACGCCGGTGCGGCCGCCACCGCCCCCGACGACCGGGAGGCCGTGCACTTCCACGTGGTCGGCGAGCCCGACCTCGACCCCGAGGCCCGCTCGACGCTGCTCAGCGGCGAGCAGAGCAACAGCTCGGTCTTCTTCGGCGACACCGCGATGATGAAGCTCTTCCGGCGCGTCACCCCCGGCGTCAACCCCGACATCGAGATCCTCGCCGCCCTGACCGAGGCCGGGAGCGACCACGTCGCCACGCTCTACGGCTGGATGGACGCCCCCGCGCTGGGCACCGACGACGAGCCGTTGCAGCTGGGCATCCTCCAGCAGTTCCTCACCACCGCCAGCGACGGCTGGGGACTGGCGCTGTCGAGCCTGCGCACCCTCTTCGCCGACGACGTGGACACACCACGCAGCTCGGGCGGGGACTTCGCCGCCGAGGCCCACCGCCTCGGCGTCGCGGTCGCCGAGGTCCACGAGACGATGGCGGGCGCCTTCGGCACCGAGCAGTGGGGTCCCGACGACCTCGCAGCCCTGGCCGACACGATGGTCGGTCGCCTCGACGCCGCAGCCGCTGCCGTGCCCGAGGTCGCCGAGCTCGCGCCGTCCCTGCGTCCCCTGCTCGACGGCGTACGCCGGGTGGAGGGTCCGGTGACCATCCAGCGGGTGCACGGCGACCTGCACCTCGGCCAGACCCTGCGCACGGTGCGCGGGTGGAAGATCATCGACTTCGAGGGCGAGCCCGCCAAGCCGCTGGCCGAGCGCCGCCGGCCCGACAGCCCGTGGCGCGACGTGGCCGGCATGCTGCGGTCCTTCGACTACGCCGCCGAGGGCAGCCTGCAGGACCGTCTCGAGGCGGTCGGCGACATCGACTCCTCCGCCGCCCAAGGCGCCCGCGAGTGGGCCGCGCGCAACGTCAACGCGTTCCTCGCCGGCTACGACGAGGTGTGCGCCGACGACCTCGACGAGGCGCTGCTCACCGCCTACGCCGTCGACAAGGCCGTCTACGAAGCGGTCTACGAGGCACGCAACCGCCCGACGTGGCTGTCCATCCCGCTCGCCGCCCTGCGGCGACTGGCCGCCACCGACCCGTCCTGA
- a CDS encoding alpha-1,4-glucan--maltose-1-phosphate maltosyltransferase produces the protein MVGRIPVLDVMPQLAGGAYPAKAAVGEPFEVTATVIREGHDALSAEVVLVAPDGSRRPPVRMERDPAHAPDGWRATVTLDEEGAWGFEVQGWSDPFGTWEHNAEIKIAAGIDTELMFTEGQVLLQRWIDEQGAADPASAKVLQDAITGLSDSGRPDAVRLGAGLSPSVHEVLSKQPLRDLVTVEGPFPVFADRPLALFSAWYEFFPRSEGATQDPQTGKVVSGTFRTAAERLPAVADMGFDIIYLPPIHPIGKVNRKGRNNTLTPGPDDVGSPWAIGSDEGGHDAIHPDLGTFDDFDFFVARAKEVGLEVALDFALQAAPDHPWATEHPEFFTTRVDGTIAYAENPPKKYQDIYPINFDNDTEGIYAETLRVLRVWMDRGVRVFRVDNPHTKPVAFWEWLLGQVRKTDPDVIFLSEAFTKPAMMRALAMVGFHQSYTYFTWRNARWEIEEYFREVSQETAHVLRPSFWVNTPDILPGYLQDGGRPAFKVRAVLAALGSPSWGMYAGYELCENVALRPGAEEYLDSEKFQIRIRDWKAAEAEGRTLAPYITRLNEIRKAHPALHELRNLRVHGSDDGSVIAFSKSTVTDGVRDTVIAVVNVDPHQTHETTVHLDLPSLGMDWQDRFVVHDEVTGEDWTWGEHNYVRLDPFHEPAHILTVRSASA, from the coding sequence ATGGTCGGAAGAATCCCGGTCCTCGACGTCATGCCCCAGCTCGCCGGAGGCGCCTACCCCGCCAAGGCGGCGGTGGGTGAGCCCTTCGAGGTGACTGCCACGGTGATCCGCGAGGGACACGACGCGCTCAGCGCCGAGGTGGTCCTCGTCGCACCCGACGGCAGCCGACGGCCCCCCGTGCGCATGGAGCGCGACCCCGCCCACGCGCCGGACGGCTGGCGCGCCACGGTCACCCTCGACGAGGAGGGGGCGTGGGGCTTCGAGGTGCAGGGCTGGAGCGACCCGTTCGGCACCTGGGAGCACAACGCCGAGATCAAGATCGCCGCGGGCATCGACACCGAGCTGATGTTCACCGAGGGGCAGGTGCTCCTCCAGCGCTGGATCGACGAGCAGGGCGCGGCCGACCCGGCCTCGGCCAAGGTGCTCCAGGACGCGATCACCGGGCTGTCCGACTCCGGCCGTCCGGACGCCGTCCGTCTCGGCGCCGGCCTCTCCCCCTCGGTCCACGAGGTGCTGAGCAAGCAGCCGCTGCGCGACCTGGTCACCGTCGAGGGGCCGTTCCCGGTCTTCGCCGACCGGCCGCTCGCGCTGTTCTCGGCGTGGTACGAGTTCTTCCCGCGCTCCGAGGGAGCGACCCAGGACCCCCAGACCGGCAAGGTCGTCTCGGGCACCTTCCGCACGGCCGCCGAGCGGCTCCCCGCGGTGGCCGACATGGGCTTCGACATCATCTACCTGCCGCCGATCCACCCCATCGGCAAGGTCAACCGCAAGGGCCGCAACAACACCCTGACCCCCGGCCCCGACGACGTCGGCTCGCCCTGGGCGATCGGCTCCGACGAGGGCGGCCACGACGCCATCCACCCCGACCTCGGCACGTTCGACGACTTCGACTTCTTCGTCGCCCGGGCCAAGGAGGTGGGCCTCGAGGTGGCGCTGGACTTCGCGCTCCAGGCGGCGCCCGACCACCCCTGGGCCACCGAGCACCCCGAGTTCTTCACCACCCGCGTCGACGGCACCATCGCCTACGCCGAGAACCCGCCGAAGAAGTACCAGGACATCTACCCGATCAACTTCGACAACGACACCGAGGGCATCTACGCCGAGACGCTGCGCGTCCTGCGCGTCTGGATGGACCGCGGCGTCCGCGTCTTCCGGGTCGACAACCCGCACACCAAGCCGGTCGCGTTCTGGGAGTGGCTGCTGGGCCAGGTGCGGAAGACCGACCCCGACGTGATCTTCCTGTCCGAGGCCTTCACCAAGCCGGCCATGATGCGCGCGCTGGCCATGGTCGGCTTCCACCAGAGCTACACCTACTTCACCTGGCGCAACGCCAGGTGGGAGATCGAGGAGTACTTCCGCGAGGTCTCGCAGGAGACCGCCCACGTGCTCCGCCCGAGCTTCTGGGTCAACACCCCCGACATCCTCCCGGGCTACCTCCAGGACGGCGGCCGGCCGGCGTTCAAGGTCCGTGCCGTCCTCGCCGCCCTCGGCTCCCCGTCGTGGGGGATGTACGCCGGCTACGAGCTGTGCGAGAACGTCGCGCTGCGCCCCGGGGCCGAGGAGTACCTCGACTCCGAGAAGTTCCAGATCCGCATCCGCGACTGGAAGGCCGCCGAGGCCGAGGGGCGCACCCTCGCGCCGTACATCACGCGGCTCAACGAGATCCGCAAGGCGCACCCCGCCCTGCACGAGCTGCGCAACCTGCGCGTCCACGGGTCCGACGACGGCTCGGTGATCGCGTTCTCCAAAAGCACGGTGACCGACGGCGTGCGCGACACCGTCATCGCGGTCGTCAACGTCGACCCGCACCAGACCCACGAGACCACCGTCCACCTCGACCTGCCGTCCCTCGGGATGGACTGGCAGGACCGTTTCGTCGTCCACGACGAGGTCACCGGAGAGGACTGGACCTGGGGCGAGCACAACTACGTGCGGCTCGACCCCTTCCACGAACCCGCCCACATCCTGACCGTGAGGAGCGCCTCGGCCTGA
- a CDS encoding NUDIX hydrolase, whose protein sequence is MTQDGVHLEPVGNGVTRVSWTHRLQDAGFETASAAVREQVRIAFEDLKQARVEALVDPDDEQAARIATWSGLQREGVRRGAVEGDDGRLDRVVFARLHTDAPVSRGGRGFRALLNSFLPRKRAISQVLLRDTEGRVLLCNLTYKQDWDLPGGVVEVNESPLLAAFREVEEELALRVEPGALLLTDWLPPWGGWDDAVCLVFDGGVHDASLADRIRPQAREIRRAAWCTTAEVHHLCADFTARRIDSALASLAAGEGPVYTESGRPV, encoded by the coding sequence GTGACCCAGGACGGCGTGCACCTCGAACCGGTCGGCAACGGCGTGACCCGCGTCAGCTGGACCCACCGGCTCCAGGACGCCGGCTTCGAGACCGCGAGCGCCGCGGTGCGCGAGCAGGTCCGGATCGCCTTCGAGGACCTCAAGCAGGCGCGCGTCGAGGCGCTGGTCGACCCCGACGACGAGCAGGCGGCGCGCATCGCGACCTGGTCGGGCCTGCAGCGCGAGGGCGTGCGCCGAGGCGCGGTCGAGGGTGACGACGGCCGGCTGGACCGCGTGGTCTTCGCCCGCCTCCACACCGACGCACCGGTGAGCCGGGGCGGCCGCGGGTTCCGCGCGCTGCTCAACTCGTTCCTGCCGCGCAAGCGGGCGATCTCCCAGGTGCTGCTGCGCGACACCGAGGGCCGCGTGCTGCTGTGCAACCTGACCTACAAGCAGGACTGGGACCTGCCCGGTGGCGTGGTCGAGGTCAACGAGTCGCCGCTCCTGGCGGCGTTCCGCGAGGTGGAGGAGGAGCTCGCGCTGCGGGTCGAGCCCGGCGCGCTGCTGCTCACCGACTGGCTGCCGCCGTGGGGCGGCTGGGACGACGCGGTGTGCCTGGTCTTCGACGGCGGGGTGCACGACGCGTCACTGGCCGACCGGATCCGGCCGCAGGCCCGCGAGATCCGCCGTGCGGCCTGGTGCACGACGGCCGAGGTGCACCACCTGTGCGCCGACTTCACCGCACGCCGCATCGACTCCGCGCTCGCCTCGCTGGCGGCGGGCGAGGGCCCGGTCTACACCGAGTCGGGGCGGCCCGTCTGA
- the glgB gene encoding 1,4-alpha-glucan branching protein GlgB produces MPAPAPSPDSLTLLVEGRHGDPHSVLGAHPHAGGVTVRVLKPLAERVSVVLGEERVELTHLEHGVWTGELDTTEVPDYRVEVVYGDGVPHVVDDAYRYLPTLGEMDLHLINEGRHEQLWDVLGSHVQHYDSPFGTITGTSFAVWAPHARGVRVKGDFNSWDGREHPMRQMGVSGVWELFVPGVRGGTTYKYSVLGADGEWRDKADPLATATEVPPATGSVVFESTYEWQDEAWLAERATKEPYREAMSVYEVHLASWKQGRSYRDLATELVDYVRDRGFTHVELLPVMEHPFGGSWGYQVTSYFAPTSRFGSPDDLRFLIDAFHAAGIGVILDWVPAHFPKDAFALARFDGTPLYEHPDPQRGEHTEWGTYIFDFGRAEVRNFLVASALYWLEEFHADGLRVDAVASMLYLDYARKDGEWTPNIYGGRENLEAVTFLQEMNATALRRNPGAMTIAEESTSWPGVTRETHLGGLGFSLKWNMGWMHDSLGYVAHEPVHRSYHHGQMTFSMMYAYSEHYCLPISHDEVVHGKGSLLRKMPGDRWQQLANLRAYLSFMWSHPGKQLLFMGCELGQDREWAEERDLDWWHLDDPQHAGLLRLVDDLNARYRDNPALWRLDSDPAGFRWIDANDANGNVFSWLRSDQDGNLLACVTNFSGSPHHGYTVGLPHTGRWTEVLNTDATTYGGSGEGNLGGVEATDTPSHGLPASARVMVPAMSAVWLRHVG; encoded by the coding sequence ATGCCCGCCCCCGCTCCGTCCCCCGACTCCTTGACCCTGCTCGTCGAAGGTCGCCACGGCGACCCGCACTCGGTGCTGGGCGCCCACCCGCACGCCGGCGGCGTCACCGTCCGCGTGCTCAAGCCGCTGGCCGAGCGGGTGAGCGTCGTGCTGGGCGAGGAGCGCGTCGAGCTGACGCACCTCGAGCACGGCGTGTGGACCGGCGAGCTCGACACCACGGAGGTCCCGGACTACCGCGTCGAGGTGGTCTACGGCGACGGCGTGCCCCACGTGGTCGACGACGCCTACCGCTACCTCCCCACGCTCGGCGAGATGGACCTGCACCTGATCAACGAGGGCCGGCACGAGCAGCTGTGGGACGTCCTCGGCTCGCACGTGCAGCACTACGACTCCCCGTTCGGCACGATCACCGGCACGTCGTTCGCGGTGTGGGCGCCCCACGCCCGCGGCGTGCGGGTCAAGGGCGACTTCAACTCCTGGGACGGCCGCGAGCACCCGATGCGCCAGATGGGCGTCTCGGGGGTCTGGGAGCTGTTCGTGCCCGGCGTGCGCGGCGGCACGACGTACAAGTACTCCGTCCTCGGCGCCGACGGCGAGTGGCGCGACAAGGCGGACCCGCTGGCGACGGCGACCGAGGTGCCGCCGGCCACCGGCAGCGTGGTCTTCGAGTCGACCTACGAGTGGCAGGACGAGGCCTGGCTGGCCGAGCGCGCCACCAAGGAGCCCTACCGCGAGGCCATGTCGGTCTACGAGGTGCACCTCGCCTCGTGGAAGCAGGGTCGCTCCTACCGCGACCTGGCCACCGAGCTGGTCGACTACGTCCGCGACCGGGGCTTCACCCACGTCGAGCTGCTGCCGGTGATGGAGCACCCGTTCGGCGGCTCGTGGGGCTACCAGGTGACGTCGTACTTCGCACCGACCTCGCGCTTCGGCAGCCCCGACGACCTGCGCTTCCTCATCGACGCCTTCCACGCCGCGGGCATCGGCGTGATCCTCGACTGGGTGCCGGCGCACTTCCCCAAGGACGCCTTCGCCCTGGCGCGCTTCGACGGGACCCCGCTCTACGAGCACCCCGACCCGCAGCGCGGCGAGCACACCGAGTGGGGCACCTACATCTTCGACTTCGGCCGCGCCGAGGTGCGCAATTTCCTGGTCGCCAGCGCGCTCTACTGGCTCGAGGAGTTCCACGCCGACGGCCTGCGCGTCGACGCGGTCGCCTCGATGCTCTACCTCGACTACGCCCGCAAGGACGGTGAGTGGACGCCCAACATCTACGGCGGCCGCGAGAACCTCGAGGCGGTCACGTTCCTGCAGGAGATGAACGCCACCGCCCTGCGCCGCAACCCCGGCGCGATGACGATCGCGGAGGAGTCGACCTCGTGGCCCGGCGTCACCCGGGAGACCCACCTCGGCGGCCTCGGCTTCTCGCTGAAGTGGAACATGGGCTGGATGCACGACAGCCTCGGCTACGTCGCGCACGAGCCGGTGCACCGCTCCTACCACCACGGCCAGATGACGTTCTCGATGATGTACGCCTACTCCGAGCACTACTGCCTCCCGATCAGCCACGACGAGGTCGTGCACGGCAAGGGGTCGCTGCTGCGCAAGATGCCCGGCGACCGCTGGCAGCAGCTGGCCAACCTGCGCGCCTACCTCTCCTTCATGTGGTCCCACCCCGGCAAGCAGCTGCTGTTCATGGGCTGCGAGCTCGGCCAGGACCGCGAGTGGGCAGAGGAGCGCGACCTCGACTGGTGGCACCTCGACGACCCGCAGCACGCGGGGCTGCTGCGGCTGGTCGACGACCTCAACGCGCGCTACCGCGACAACCCGGCGCTGTGGCGGCTGGACTCCGACCCGGCCGGCTTCCGGTGGATCGACGCCAACGACGCCAACGGCAACGTCTTCTCCTGGCTGCGCAGCGACCAGGACGGCAACCTGCTGGCCTGCGTGACGAACTTCTCCGGCTCCCCCCACCACGGCTACACCGTCGGTCTCCCCCACACGGGGAGGTGGACCGAGGTGCTCAACACCGATGCCACGACGTACGGCGGCAGCGGCGAGGGCAACCTCGGTGGGGTCGAGGCCACCGACACCCCGAGCCACGGCCTCCCGGCCTCGGCGCGCGTGATGGTGCCCGCGATGAGCGCGGTCTGGCTGCGCCACGTCGGCTGA